The following proteins come from a genomic window of Neoarius graeffei isolate fNeoGra1 chromosome 26, fNeoGra1.pri, whole genome shotgun sequence:
- the thoc7 gene encoding THO complex subunit 7 homolog, with amino-acid sequence MGSITDDEVIRKRLLIDGDGAGDDRRINVFLKSFVKWCHSNVTPEEGFAQYQRMLGSLSQCEFSMGKTLLVYDMNLKEMENYETIYADIEQSISAAHEKIAECKKEIQRAKRIRKNRQEYDALAKVIQQHPDRHQTMEQLEALDKELQQLSQIKENVEDKLELRKKQFHVLLSTIQELQQTLENDEKMESDETSQESPVENGD; translated from the exons ATGAGGTCATTCGTAAGCGGCTGCTCATTGACGGCGATGGAGCCGGAGACGACAGACGCATCAACGTCTTCCTGAAAAGCTTCGTCAAATGGTGCCACTCGAACGTGACGCCGGAAGAAGG GTTTGCTCAGTACCAGAGGATGCTGGGAAGCTTGTCACAGTGCGAGTTCTCGATGGGAAAGACGCTCCTGGTGTACGACATGAACCTGAAGGAGATGGAGAACTACGAAACGATCTACGCGGACATCG AGCAAAGTATCTCAGCTGCACACGAGAAAATCGCAGAGTGCAAAAAAGAGATCCAGAGGGCAAAGAGGATACGGAAGAACCGCCAAG AGTACGACGCTTTGGCGAAGGTCATCCAGCAACATCCAGACAGACACCAAACGATGGA GCAGCTTGAAGCGCTGGACAAAGAACTTCAACAGCTTTCACAAATCAAAGAGAATGTTGAAGATAAG TTGGAGCTGCGTAAGAAACAGTTCCACGTGCTTCTCAGTACCATCCAGGAGCTTCAGCAGACTCTCGAGA ATGATGAAAAGATGGAGAGTGATGAAACGTCACAAGAAAGCCCAGTGGAAAATGGAGATTAG